Proteins from one Roseofilum reptotaenium CS-1145 genomic window:
- a CDS encoding pentapeptide repeat-containing protein: protein MSESERQQLPGINLSEAELYETDLSGANLVGANFKEAKLREANLMQSNLAAAQLNNVEL from the coding sequence ACAATTACCGGGAATTAATTTGAGCGAAGCTGAGTTATATGAAACAGACTTAAGTGGTGCCAACTTAGTCGGAGCGAACTTCAAAGAAGCAAAACTGAGGGAAGCTAACTTAATGCAATCCAACTTAGCTGCTGCACAGTTAAATAATGTTGAATTGTAG